A part of Myxococcus landrumus genomic DNA contains:
- a CDS encoding M16 family metallopeptidase, translating to MRDVSFPLRDFRMPSGLRVVVEQDARAPMVAMVAVVGTGGSSDPVGQEGMAHLVEHLAFRSRHEGSASVWTRMEDLGAGYFNAITGLDYTAYQTVVPKESLAEMVRLEGRRLSAPLAGVSPEVFAVEREVVRNELRESSEAAFTKEDAKLMSAASHSSEQSYWRPVNGTHASLKSISLADAQGFARHHYRPDNVTIVIAGDLDLVEVEAVLLDNLPLEWMRAGAPVALASRLPDVTKPEHVPGSASLMLMEHEATVNFPELIISWVLPRSFDEASAMHDFVRMSMERSMWGAQSADPDIASVSTRLVSGTRASMLVVRVALYQADSPRRTAERVLDRVYSTWAQFVHPTGVLGRESEFQTLRRGVVTGMVLESEDLLARTTRRAELTHFMLDARAYSRMQKALLALDGGKLTDFAYQWLQRASAHTVLVRPGGHRSAVVEPAAALPELSSEMPTGRVTPSMLTALSSPVRTLKLDNGMEVLLVSRPGLPVVRVGAVLGGGATYGTKPGVAEMARLGSFRESSFAGTESHWGVHSWNDMRRDHLRFEMAGTAGNVGNMLALLAEQLSSTRTSYGTVTYLQEQVVPWLKVLDAEPRQRAIRELMRALYGDHVYGYVVKGEELEKVSDGEVRSWIREVYRPANTVVVIAGEFDARTVEPLVHEYLGGWRHGPATAVKVPAAPPLPAPGPLSPLSITRQGASQSRLQVACRLPTATPEAEARYALMAELLSMRTFDQVRSKQGASYGFSARAWVGRGGASHLLVEGVVDSQRLVESAKEVQAAFTTLAQKVDPAELERARSRRLARQAVSYISSAEWVEGLLMTRVRGFSPESLARRPAYLQAVTADALKEEFEGCLQRWVVGVVADEGQARATLRALSAH from the coding sequence ATGCGCGACGTCTCCTTCCCCCTGCGGGACTTCCGCATGCCCTCGGGGCTGCGCGTGGTGGTGGAGCAGGACGCGCGCGCGCCGATGGTGGCGATGGTCGCCGTGGTGGGGACGGGCGGCTCCAGCGACCCGGTGGGGCAGGAGGGGATGGCGCATCTGGTGGAGCACCTGGCCTTCCGCTCGCGCCATGAAGGAAGCGCTTCCGTGTGGACGCGCATGGAGGACCTGGGCGCTGGCTACTTCAATGCCATCACCGGCCTGGACTACACGGCCTACCAGACGGTGGTGCCCAAGGAGTCGCTGGCGGAGATGGTGAGGCTGGAGGGCCGGCGTCTGTCGGCGCCGCTCGCGGGTGTCTCTCCGGAGGTCTTCGCGGTGGAGCGCGAGGTGGTCCGCAATGAGCTGCGCGAGAGCAGCGAGGCGGCCTTCACGAAGGAGGACGCCAAGCTGATGAGCGCGGCCTCCCACTCCTCGGAGCAGTCGTACTGGCGCCCCGTCAACGGCACCCATGCGTCCCTGAAGTCCATCTCCCTCGCGGATGCCCAGGGCTTCGCGCGTCACCACTACCGCCCGGACAACGTCACCATCGTCATCGCGGGAGACCTGGACCTGGTCGAAGTGGAGGCGGTGCTGCTGGACAACCTGCCCCTGGAGTGGATGCGCGCGGGCGCGCCCGTGGCATTGGCGTCGCGCCTGCCCGACGTGACGAAGCCCGAGCATGTGCCCGGGTCCGCCTCGCTCATGCTCATGGAGCACGAGGCCACCGTGAACTTTCCGGAGCTCATCATCTCCTGGGTGCTGCCCCGCTCGTTCGACGAGGCGAGCGCCATGCATGACTTCGTGCGGATGAGCATGGAGCGGAGCATGTGGGGGGCGCAGAGCGCGGACCCGGATATCGCGTCGGTGTCCACCCGGCTGGTGTCGGGGACACGGGCCTCGATGCTGGTGGTCCGCGTGGCGCTGTACCAGGCGGACTCCCCGCGGCGGACGGCGGAGCGGGTGCTGGACCGCGTCTATTCGACGTGGGCGCAGTTCGTTCATCCCACGGGCGTGTTGGGGCGGGAGTCCGAGTTCCAGACCCTGCGGCGCGGGGTCGTGACGGGCATGGTGCTGGAGTCCGAGGACCTCCTGGCGCGCACCACCCGGCGCGCGGAGCTGACGCACTTCATGCTGGATGCCCGGGCCTACTCGCGCATGCAGAAGGCGCTCCTGGCCCTGGATGGAGGCAAGCTGACGGACTTCGCCTACCAGTGGCTCCAGCGCGCGAGCGCGCACACCGTCCTGGTCCGACCTGGAGGACACAGGAGCGCGGTGGTGGAGCCCGCGGCGGCGCTGCCGGAGCTCTCCTCCGAGATGCCCACGGGGCGTGTCACTCCGTCGATGTTGACGGCCCTGTCCTCGCCCGTGCGGACGCTGAAGCTCGACAACGGGATGGAGGTGTTGCTGGTGTCCAGGCCCGGCCTGCCCGTGGTGCGGGTGGGGGCGGTGTTGGGCGGTGGCGCCACGTATGGGACGAAGCCGGGCGTGGCGGAGATGGCCCGCCTGGGCTCGTTCCGCGAGTCCTCGTTCGCGGGGACCGAGAGCCACTGGGGCGTGCACTCCTGGAATGACATGCGGCGGGACCACCTGCGCTTCGAGATGGCGGGGACGGCGGGCAACGTCGGCAACATGCTGGCGCTCTTGGCCGAGCAGCTCTCCTCCACGCGCACCTCCTACGGGACGGTGACGTATCTCCAGGAGCAGGTGGTGCCGTGGCTCAAGGTGCTGGACGCGGAGCCACGCCAGCGCGCGATACGCGAGCTGATGCGGGCCCTCTACGGGGACCACGTCTATGGCTACGTCGTGAAGGGCGAGGAGCTGGAGAAGGTGTCGGACGGCGAGGTCCGGAGCTGGATTCGGGAGGTGTACCGTCCGGCCAACACCGTGGTGGTCATCGCCGGGGAGTTCGATGCGCGGACGGTGGAGCCGCTGGTGCATGAGTACCTGGGGGGCTGGAGGCACGGCCCCGCGACGGCGGTGAAGGTGCCCGCCGCTCCGCCGCTTCCCGCCCCAGGTCCGCTCTCCCCGCTGTCCATCACCCGTCAGGGGGCGAGCCAGAGCCGCCTCCAGGTCGCGTGCCGCCTGCCCACGGCCACGCCCGAGGCGGAGGCGCGGTATGCGTTGATGGCGGAGCTGCTGTCGATGCGGACGTTCGACCAGGTGCGCTCGAAGCAAGGCGCCTCATATGGTTTCAGCGCGCGGGCGTGGGTGGGCCGCGGCGGAGCGTCCCACCTGTTGGTGGAGGGCGTGGTGGACTCGCAGCGCCTGGTGGAGAGCGCCAAGGAGGTGCAGGCGGCGTTCACCACCCTGGCCCAGAAGGTGGACCCGGCGGAGCTGGAGCGGGCCCGCTCGCGGCGGCTCGCGAGGCAGGCGGTGAGCTACATCTCCTCGGCGGAGTGGGTGGAGGGGCTCCTGATGACGCGTGTGCGAGGCTTCTCACCCGAGTCCCTGGCGCGGCGCCCGGCCTATCTCCAAGCGGTGACGGCGGATGCGCTAAAAGAAGAGTTCGAGGGTTGTCTGCAGCGGTGGGTGGTGGGCGTGGTCGCTGACGAAGGCCAGGCGCGCGCGACGCTTCGGGCCCTCTCGGCGCATTAG
- a CDS encoding DUF2135 domain-containing protein yields MHLTRLLPAVLLMCLFSTGCERGSSAAPPKPHAPPENFIKAGLKAPVSVPGVPDPGEVDLLALRDAMAQPQTLSEQDLRLLLQGGALDGNDPREGGRPEPEESRRQANRSFGELLEDSPPPPAPEPAAAAMPAPPSSAPRAAVRPMPRGEPTSGSAEEREARRSEVIQIIKGGTGPGGGGSMGAPAKKPTATAPSSALPETTLPTPVLPKVETAPRSAKVLVRDESGRYQPLKTRAIRVVTYIQGARARTVVDHLFENDTNQNLEGTFYYPLPGGASVAGFALYSGAVEVNAKTLFQSADLLPPLGDGSANPEQLTAAAPPSPPKAHQSWGSVQEARVVEQKRAREVYESIVRDNVDPALLEWAGASTFSARVFPLPPRSLKRVVIAYEQTLLHDGERLRYTWPLPPGAGKDLRVSARVHVDPRHTRDVLAAPESSSKPRTLGTWQAYDWPKLTGDGVLSVALTPRDAEADVLVGKDDAGLEGQAFHARIRLPARLTSEADGPPTGRAVLVVDTSLSSEDGNAWALQAATLRALLEKDPTLKEYAVLLFDVRPRWLHGTGWRTNDAARRKETFAELEQVYLEGASHVDGMLSELDRASQEWLKPAAPGERLTAFLLSDGNVTWGESTIESLISRHGSVEALRWVTYHFGEAAVNTGLFDALSRASGGRSVPVLSGAQVDAAALAHRAASVVLSRVVVTGAPVKDLVVAGRPHLVFPGQELVVAGRLPKEGEARLVVATQAGGAERTLEVPLPRSEESSFAPRAWADLFVARLVALDDARLDRMVVALSQHYRLANARASLLVLESEADYQRFAIRDERVELDDLETLRKREQDQRLEAHLGLDMNGVPPSGLAVVRALTEQRAALSPLLKRQPLRDEPYAGGEARLTAELTYRKARRENRDDVTLYESIARERAFAGDTWGAVRALTSPIELRPKDAEAQRLVGYGLLALGQYPAAAELFEQVRLNRAYEGQSYLEEALALDAAGRHAEAARNYEIVLLGKGAMRHPYELRQVAAYHYGRLLSALLRHPRAEPITAPLQRRLSELESIELGSYGNMRRSPIDYQLTTHWNSDMTDIDLWVIEPSGERCFYRNKETRLGGQLYWDITDGLGPELYHARKVAPGPYHVVVHFYGHRSPKLAVPTALLLVSDKGVFNSEDTYQRRFQLRILPKQDARLLLRREEFIPLKTALSVQDPP; encoded by the coding sequence ATGCACCTCACGCGCCTTCTTCCGGCAGTGCTGCTGATGTGCCTCTTCTCCACGGGATGCGAGCGCGGCTCTTCCGCCGCCCCGCCCAAGCCACACGCCCCTCCCGAGAACTTCATCAAGGCGGGCCTCAAGGCCCCCGTCAGCGTCCCGGGGGTTCCCGACCCTGGAGAGGTCGACCTCCTCGCGCTGCGCGACGCCATGGCGCAGCCTCAGACGTTGAGCGAACAGGACCTCCGGCTCCTGCTCCAGGGAGGCGCGCTCGACGGCAACGACCCTCGCGAGGGAGGCCGGCCCGAGCCCGAGGAGTCGCGGCGCCAGGCCAACAGGTCCTTCGGGGAGCTCCTCGAGGACTCGCCTCCACCACCCGCGCCAGAACCAGCGGCAGCGGCCATGCCCGCACCTCCCTCCTCCGCACCGCGCGCGGCGGTCCGTCCCATGCCCCGCGGCGAGCCCACCTCCGGCTCGGCGGAAGAGAGGGAGGCCCGGCGCTCCGAGGTCATCCAAATCATCAAGGGCGGCACCGGCCCCGGCGGTGGAGGCTCGATGGGCGCCCCCGCGAAGAAGCCCACTGCCACGGCGCCAAGCTCCGCCTTGCCCGAGACCACCCTGCCCACGCCCGTGCTGCCCAAGGTGGAGACCGCGCCGCGCTCGGCCAAGGTGCTCGTGCGGGATGAGTCCGGCCGCTATCAGCCCCTCAAGACCCGCGCGATTCGGGTGGTGACCTACATCCAGGGCGCCCGAGCCCGCACCGTGGTGGACCACCTCTTCGAGAACGACACGAACCAGAACCTCGAGGGAACCTTCTACTACCCGCTCCCCGGGGGCGCGTCCGTCGCTGGCTTCGCGCTCTACTCCGGCGCCGTGGAGGTGAACGCCAAGACGCTCTTCCAGTCCGCGGACCTGCTGCCTCCCTTGGGTGACGGCTCCGCCAACCCGGAGCAGCTCACCGCCGCCGCGCCGCCCAGCCCTCCCAAGGCCCACCAGTCCTGGGGCTCCGTGCAAGAGGCCCGCGTCGTCGAGCAGAAGCGCGCGAGGGAGGTCTACGAAAGCATCGTCCGCGACAACGTGGACCCGGCGCTGCTCGAGTGGGCCGGCGCATCCACCTTCAGTGCTCGCGTGTTCCCGCTGCCGCCGCGCTCGCTCAAGCGCGTGGTCATCGCCTATGAGCAGACGCTCCTCCATGACGGCGAGCGGCTTCGCTACACGTGGCCGCTGCCCCCGGGCGCGGGCAAGGACCTGCGCGTGTCCGCGCGTGTGCACGTGGACCCTCGCCACACGCGCGACGTGCTGGCGGCCCCCGAGTCCTCGAGCAAGCCCCGGACGCTGGGCACCTGGCAGGCGTACGACTGGCCCAAGCTGACGGGGGATGGCGTCCTGTCCGTGGCCCTCACGCCTCGCGACGCGGAGGCGGACGTCCTGGTGGGCAAGGATGACGCGGGGCTCGAAGGCCAGGCCTTCCATGCGCGCATCCGGCTGCCGGCGCGGCTGACCTCGGAAGCGGACGGTCCTCCCACCGGGCGCGCCGTGCTCGTGGTGGACACGTCCTTGTCCTCGGAGGATGGAAACGCGTGGGCGCTCCAGGCCGCCACGCTGCGCGCGCTGCTGGAGAAGGACCCCACGCTGAAGGAGTACGCGGTGCTCCTCTTCGACGTGCGGCCCCGGTGGCTGCACGGCACGGGCTGGAGGACCAACGACGCCGCCCGGCGCAAGGAGACCTTCGCCGAGTTGGAGCAGGTCTACCTGGAGGGCGCCTCCCACGTGGATGGGATGCTCTCCGAGCTGGACCGTGCCTCGCAGGAGTGGCTCAAGCCCGCGGCCCCAGGAGAGCGCCTGACGGCCTTCCTCCTGTCGGACGGCAACGTCACGTGGGGAGAGAGCACCATCGAGTCGCTCATCTCACGCCACGGCAGCGTGGAGGCCCTGCGCTGGGTGACCTACCATTTCGGTGAAGCAGCGGTGAACACGGGCCTGTTCGATGCGCTGTCGCGCGCCAGCGGTGGCCGGAGCGTGCCGGTGCTCTCCGGCGCCCAGGTGGACGCCGCGGCGCTCGCGCACCGGGCCGCGTCGGTGGTGCTCTCGCGCGTCGTCGTGACGGGCGCCCCGGTGAAGGACCTGGTCGTCGCGGGCCGCCCGCACCTGGTCTTCCCGGGGCAGGAGCTGGTGGTGGCCGGACGGCTGCCCAAGGAGGGCGAGGCCCGGCTCGTCGTCGCGACGCAGGCGGGCGGAGCGGAGCGGACCCTCGAAGTCCCCCTGCCCCGGAGCGAGGAGAGCTCCTTCGCGCCACGCGCCTGGGCGGACCTCTTCGTGGCGCGGCTGGTGGCGCTGGATGATGCACGGCTGGACCGGATGGTGGTGGCGCTCAGCCAGCACTACCGGCTGGCCAACGCGCGCGCCTCCCTGCTCGTGCTCGAGTCCGAGGCGGACTATCAGCGCTTCGCCATCCGCGACGAGCGCGTGGAGCTGGATGACCTGGAGACACTGCGCAAGCGTGAGCAGGACCAGCGGCTGGAAGCACACCTGGGCCTGGACATGAATGGAGTGCCCCCCTCCGGGCTCGCCGTGGTGCGCGCGCTGACCGAGCAGCGCGCGGCCCTCTCTCCGCTCCTCAAGCGCCAGCCACTCCGGGACGAGCCCTATGCCGGTGGCGAGGCGCGGCTGACGGCGGAGCTGACGTACCGCAAGGCGCGTCGGGAGAACCGCGACGACGTGACGCTGTATGAAAGCATCGCCCGCGAGCGCGCCTTCGCGGGAGACACCTGGGGCGCGGTGCGTGCCCTCACCTCGCCCATTGAGCTCCGGCCCAAGGACGCGGAGGCCCAGCGACTGGTGGGCTACGGACTGCTGGCCCTGGGCCAGTACCCCGCGGCCGCGGAGCTGTTCGAGCAGGTGCGGCTCAACCGCGCCTATGAAGGGCAGTCCTACCTGGAAGAAGCGCTCGCCCTGGACGCCGCCGGGCGCCACGCCGAGGCCGCGCGCAACTACGAAATCGTCCTCCTCGGCAAGGGCGCGATGAGGCACCCCTACGAGCTGCGCCAGGTGGCGGCCTACCACTACGGGAGGCTGCTCTCCGCCCTGCTCCGCCATCCGCGCGCGGAGCCCATCACCGCCCCGCTGCAACGCCGCCTCTCGGAGCTCGAGTCCATCGAGCTGGGCTCCTATGGGAACATGCGCCGCTCGCCCATCGACTACCAGCTCACCACCCACTGGAACTCGGACATGACGGACATCGACCTGTGGGTCATCGAGCCCTCGGGTGAGCGCTGCTTCTATCGCAACAAGGAGACCCGCCTCGGAGGACAGCTCTACTGGGACATCACCGACGGCCTGGGGCCGGAGCTGTACCACGCGCGCAAGGTGGCCCCCGGGCCCTACCACGTCGTGGTGCACTTCTACGGACACCGCTCGCCCAAGCTCGCCGTGCCCACCGCGCTGCTGCTCGTGAGCGACAAGGGCGTCTTCAACTCCGAGGACACCTACCAGCGCCGCTTCCAGTTGCGCATCCTCCCCAAGCAAGACGCCCGGCTGCTCCTGCGCCGCGAGGAGTTCATCCCGCTCAAGACGGCCCTGTCGGTGCAAGACCCGCCCTGA
- a CDS encoding class I SAM-dependent methyltransferase, which translates to MNLYDELADWWPLVSPPGDYEEEASEYLRLLRAEATGPLKTMLELGSGGGNNASHLKRDFQLTLVDPAEGMLKHSRQLNPECEHLSGDMRTVRLGREFDAVFVHDAITYMVTEADLRAALETVAVHLRPGGVALVAPDETTESFEPGVTSEGGEEPEVPGQGARSLRYLMWAMPPKPGGTTFEVHFGMLLKERDGSVRSVHDVHHHGLFSRATWLRLFREAGLEARLEQRILDGKPYDTFVALKPAGSRT; encoded by the coding sequence ATGAATCTCTACGACGAACTCGCGGACTGGTGGCCCCTGGTCTCTCCTCCGGGCGACTACGAGGAGGAGGCGAGCGAGTATCTCCGCCTGCTGCGCGCCGAGGCGACGGGGCCCCTGAAGACGATGCTGGAGCTGGGTAGTGGAGGTGGCAACAACGCCAGCCACCTCAAGCGCGACTTCCAGCTCACGCTGGTGGACCCCGCGGAGGGGATGCTGAAACACAGCCGTCAGCTCAATCCCGAATGTGAGCACCTGTCCGGCGACATGCGGACGGTGCGCCTGGGGCGCGAGTTCGACGCCGTGTTCGTCCATGACGCCATCACCTACATGGTGACGGAGGCGGACCTGCGCGCGGCCCTGGAGACGGTGGCCGTCCATCTTCGGCCGGGAGGTGTCGCGCTGGTGGCGCCGGATGAGACGACGGAGAGCTTCGAGCCGGGCGTGACGTCGGAGGGCGGCGAGGAGCCCGAGGTGCCCGGGCAGGGCGCTCGCTCGCTGCGGTATCTCATGTGGGCGATGCCGCCCAAGCCGGGTGGCACGACGTTCGAGGTCCACTTCGGGATGTTGTTGAAGGAGCGCGATGGCAGCGTCCGCTCCGTTCACGACGTGCATCACCACGGGCTCTTCTCTCGAGCCACCTGGTTGCGCTTGTTCCGCGAGGCAGGGCTGGAGGCGCGCCTGGAGCAGCGCATCCTGGATGGGAAGCCCTACGACACCTTCGTTGCCCTCAAGCCCGCGGGCTCCCGGACGTAG
- a CDS encoding LysE family translocator, producing MDLTLWATFTLTMTLFAVTPGPAVLLVVSQAMSRGFRAGMGATLGIQAGNAVYFLISVAGLGAALATSQFAFHVIRYAGAAYLVYLGVRTLLDAKQSPTLAERPQPALWNSAFVQGFAKQLANPKSILFFGSLLPQFIQPGPHAATQFTVYGISCIVVEVPVLAAYAWLGVAGRRLSSSPRAQVWRERLSGAALISIGLVLATMRRPA from the coding sequence ATGGACCTGACCCTCTGGGCCACCTTCACGTTGACGATGACGCTGTTCGCTGTCACCCCAGGGCCGGCCGTCCTGCTGGTGGTCTCCCAGGCGATGTCGCGAGGCTTCCGCGCGGGGATGGGCGCCACGCTGGGAATCCAGGCCGGCAACGCCGTGTACTTCCTCATCTCCGTGGCGGGGCTCGGCGCCGCGCTGGCCACGTCCCAGTTCGCGTTTCACGTCATCCGCTACGCGGGCGCGGCCTATCTGGTCTACCTGGGGGTGAGGACGCTGTTGGACGCGAAGCAGAGCCCCACCCTCGCCGAGCGCCCCCAACCTGCCCTCTGGAACAGCGCCTTCGTGCAGGGGTTCGCCAAACAGCTCGCCAACCCCAAGTCCATCCTGTTCTTCGGCTCCCTGCTGCCGCAGTTCATCCAGCCAGGTCCTCATGCGGCCACGCAGTTCACCGTCTACGGCATCTCCTGCATCGTGGTGGAGGTCCCCGTGCTCGCCGCCTATGCGTGGCTGGGCGTCGCGGGGAGACGCCTCTCCAGCTCCCCGCGCGCCCAGGTCTGGCGCGAGCGCCTCTCCGGCGCCGCGCTCATCAGCATCGGCCTGGTGCTGGCCACCATGCGACGCCCCGCATGA
- a CDS encoding DUF418 domain-containing protein gives MSETASPTPTPLLDARPVDVSERVTLLDALRGFALWGVFVSNSISWFSGRSMMRRDQVAALEVPFLEAALKAVYDFAINQKFMTLFAFLFGLGFSIQFARAEARETSILRVYSRRLLVLLGIGVFHHYAIWCGDVLHTYAVLGFALLLFRNSSNKTVFIWAAVLLLVMPLVVPGLMRIVPVWLHGAEAAAEAAKARQALATAGRAQLLEALSSDSFWTSLVGTARFNVDSYLSINRFTWMCSVLGRFLLGLLAGRFLLLQDLERHHRLHQRMLFWGLFLGVIGSGSTVVIWKMQRQGMLGESSSHWTWTLGGLQELGYLLLAAAYVATFALLARRGWGQRFFNLLMPVGRMALTNYLMQSVVSVSLYNGWGLGLIAKLPTSRIVVMCMGLFAGQVAFSHWWLKRFRFGPVEWLWRSLTYGKAQPMKLAPKRESAGAAPA, from the coding sequence ATGTCAGAGACTGCTTCGCCCACGCCGACACCGCTTCTCGATGCCCGCCCCGTGGATGTCTCCGAGCGAGTCACCCTGCTCGACGCGCTTCGTGGTTTCGCCCTGTGGGGTGTCTTCGTCTCCAACAGCATCAGCTGGTTCAGCGGCCGCTCCATGATGCGGCGGGACCAGGTCGCGGCGCTGGAAGTGCCGTTCCTGGAGGCCGCGCTCAAGGCGGTCTACGACTTCGCCATCAACCAGAAGTTCATGACGCTGTTCGCGTTCCTCTTCGGGCTGGGCTTCAGCATCCAGTTCGCCCGCGCGGAGGCGCGTGAGACCTCCATCCTCCGGGTCTACTCACGCAGGCTGCTGGTGCTCCTGGGGATTGGTGTCTTCCACCATTACGCCATCTGGTGCGGGGACGTGCTGCACACCTACGCGGTGCTGGGCTTCGCGCTGCTGTTGTTCCGCAACAGCTCGAACAAGACGGTGTTCATCTGGGCGGCGGTGCTGCTGTTGGTGATGCCCCTCGTGGTGCCGGGGTTGATGCGCATCGTCCCTGTCTGGCTGCACGGGGCGGAAGCGGCGGCCGAGGCGGCGAAGGCGAGACAGGCCCTGGCGACGGCGGGGCGGGCGCAGTTGCTGGAGGCCCTCTCCAGCGACTCCTTCTGGACCTCCCTGGTGGGCACGGCGCGCTTCAACGTGGACTCCTACCTGAGCATCAACCGCTTCACCTGGATGTGCTCGGTCCTGGGGCGCTTCCTCCTGGGGCTGCTCGCGGGGCGCTTCCTGCTGCTCCAGGACCTCGAGCGTCATCACCGCCTGCACCAGCGGATGCTGTTCTGGGGCCTGTTCCTGGGCGTGATTGGCAGCGGCTCCACGGTGGTCATCTGGAAGATGCAGCGACAGGGGATGCTGGGCGAGAGCTCCAGCCATTGGACGTGGACCCTGGGGGGGCTCCAGGAGCTGGGCTACCTGTTGCTGGCGGCGGCGTATGTCGCCACCTTCGCGCTGCTGGCCCGGCGGGGATGGGGGCAGCGGTTCTTCAACCTGCTGATGCCCGTGGGCCGCATGGCGCTCACCAACTACCTGATGCAGTCGGTGGTGAGCGTGAGCCTCTACAACGGCTGGGGCCTGGGCCTCATCGCGAAGCTGCCCACCTCGCGCATCGTCGTGATGTGCATGGGACTCTTCGCGGGGCAGGTGGCCTTCAGCCACTGGTGGCTGAAGCGCTTCCGCTTCGGCCCCGTGGAGTGGCTGTGGCGTTCGCTCACGTATGGAAAGGCGCAGCCCATGAAGCTCGCGCCGAAGCGTGAGTCGGCGGGCGCTGCGCCGGCGTGA
- a CDS encoding GFA family protein yields the protein MKKTYQGSCHCGAVRYEADIDLNQETYKCNCSICTKERTWVSIIGPEEFRLQAGESALTDYQFHTKQIHHLFCKHCGVHSFGWGEGGELGKFYTVRLNCLDDVDEQELVRAPVTYVNGRDDSKAMPTEVPHR from the coding sequence GTGAAGAAGACGTACCAGGGAAGCTGTCACTGCGGGGCGGTTCGGTACGAAGCCGACATCGACCTGAACCAGGAGACCTACAAGTGCAACTGCTCCATCTGCACGAAGGAGCGGACCTGGGTCTCCATCATCGGCCCCGAGGAATTCCGCCTCCAGGCGGGTGAGTCCGCGCTCACCGACTACCAGTTCCACACCAAGCAGATTCACCACCTGTTCTGCAAACACTGCGGAGTGCACTCGTTCGGCTGGGGTGAGGGCGGGGAGCTGGGGAAGTTCTACACCGTCCGGCTCAACTGCCTGGACGACGTGGACGAACAGGAGCTGGTGCGTGCACCCGTCACCTACGTCAACGGCCGGGATGACTCCAAGGCGATGCCCACCGAGGTTCCGCACCGCTGA
- a CDS encoding GMC family oxidoreductase: MNGRIWTGDELTEDTTLTCDVCVVGSGAGGSVLGLELAKRGLDVVMLEEGGYHTRRDFDLNEAKAYSTFYQEGGNRATDDLAISIFQGRTVGGGTTINWCACFRTPPEILERWRDVHGVKGLDTAALTPHWDWLEERLSIRDWPIEQANRNNRILWDGLGALGYSRGTVKRNVRACAALGACGVGCPTDAKQSMLVTLIPEAVEKGMRLYANASVRHVSTQGTRVTAVHADVLDPATSRPTGKRLTVKAKVTAVCGGAINSPGLLLRSQLTGRGNVGKRLFLHPVVISQARFRERVEAYSGAPLTVYSRQFIDRGPGKLGWLLEVPPLMPLQSAVALSGFGVEHQEHMASLPHANALISICLDGVQPGDEGGSVALRDAREYTRFKIRYPLRDFHWEGFREALKVSARIQFAAGAEQVMSPHSRPVVMRGEKDIALLDRAPYSPLECSVVSAHQMGGCAMGGSPETSVVDSTLRYWDLDNLFVVDGSVFPTALGVNPMETILGVAHWGSQHVAAAVGRSA, translated from the coding sequence ATGAATGGCCGCATCTGGACCGGGGATGAGCTGACCGAGGACACGACGCTCACCTGCGACGTGTGTGTGGTGGGCAGCGGCGCGGGAGGGAGCGTGCTGGGCCTGGAGCTGGCGAAGCGCGGCCTGGACGTGGTGATGCTGGAGGAAGGCGGCTACCACACCCGGCGCGACTTCGACCTGAACGAGGCCAAGGCGTACTCGACCTTCTACCAGGAGGGGGGAAACCGGGCCACGGACGACCTGGCCATCAGCATCTTCCAGGGGCGCACCGTGGGCGGCGGCACCACCATCAACTGGTGCGCCTGCTTCCGCACGCCGCCGGAGATTCTCGAGCGCTGGCGCGACGTGCACGGCGTGAAGGGCCTGGACACCGCCGCGCTCACGCCGCACTGGGACTGGCTGGAGGAGCGGCTGAGCATCCGCGACTGGCCCATCGAGCAGGCCAATCGCAACAATCGGATTCTCTGGGACGGGCTGGGCGCGCTGGGCTACAGCCGGGGCACGGTGAAGCGCAACGTGCGCGCGTGCGCGGCCCTGGGCGCGTGTGGCGTGGGCTGCCCCACGGATGCCAAGCAGTCCATGCTGGTGACGCTCATCCCGGAGGCGGTGGAGAAGGGGATGCGCCTGTACGCCAATGCCAGCGTCCGCCACGTGTCGACGCAAGGGACTCGGGTGACGGCCGTGCACGCGGACGTGCTGGACCCCGCGACGAGCCGGCCCACCGGCAAGCGGCTCACCGTGAAGGCGAAGGTGACGGCGGTGTGTGGCGGGGCCATCAACTCACCGGGGCTCCTCCTTCGCAGCCAGCTGACCGGGCGGGGCAACGTGGGCAAGCGCCTGTTCCTGCACCCAGTGGTCATCTCCCAAGCGCGCTTTCGCGAGCGCGTGGAGGCGTACTCGGGGGCGCCGCTCACGGTGTACTCGCGGCAGTTCATCGACCGGGGGCCGGGCAAGCTGGGATGGCTGTTGGAGGTGCCGCCGCTGATGCCGCTCCAGAGCGCGGTGGCGCTCAGCGGCTTCGGCGTGGAGCACCAGGAGCACATGGCCTCGCTGCCGCATGCCAACGCGCTGATATCCATCTGCCTGGACGGAGTGCAACCCGGTGACGAAGGTGGCTCCGTGGCGCTGCGGGACGCCCGTGAGTACACGCGCTTCAAGATTCGCTATCCCCTCCGGGACTTCCACTGGGAGGGCTTCCGCGAGGCGCTCAAGGTGTCCGCGCGCATCCAGTTCGCCGCGGGGGCCGAGCAGGTGATGAGCCCCCATTCCCGCCCGGTGGTGATGCGCGGCGAGAAGGACATCGCGCTGCTCGACCGGGCGCCCTACTCACCGCTCGAGTGTTCGGTAGTCAGCGCTCACCAGATGGGCGGCTGCGCGATGGGCGGCAGCCCGGAGACGAGCGTGGTGGACAGCACGCTGCGCTACTGGGACCTGGACAACCTCTTCGTCGTGGACGGCTCGGTGTTCCCCACCGCCCTGGGTGTCAACCCCATGGAGACCATCCTGGGGGTGGCTCACTGGGGCAGTCAGCACGTGGCCGCCGCGGTGGGACGCTCGGCCTGA